The following are encoded in a window of Paracoccus seriniphilus genomic DNA:
- a CDS encoding aldose epimerase family protein has protein sequence MKEFARLPDGRPVHAITLQGGGLSATVLTLGVIVSDLRMKGVDHSLVLGCADIVDYLDAGRYVGAMVGRYANRIAGARFALDGQGYHLDANFRGRHILHGGQDGIDHHIWQVEDVGAAHATFRDRLADGHMGFPGNMDIRVTVSLSGNALEFRISATSDRPTPCSLAHHGFFNLDGSADICDHKLRIAADHYLPVDDDLIPLPAPASVEGNRFDFRVPRQIGAEGYDHNFCLSDPSAGYRPVAELTGQSGLGMQVETDAPGLQIYDGAHFDGLRGLQGRVYGPRAGVALETQHWPDAPNRPDFPNSILRPGQVYSHRVAYRFQQG, from the coding sequence ATGAAGGAATTTGCCAGGCTGCCCGATGGTCGCCCTGTCCATGCCATCACGTTGCAGGGCGGCGGGTTGAGCGCGACAGTGCTGACGCTGGGTGTGATCGTCAGCGATCTGCGCATGAAGGGCGTGGACCATTCACTGGTTCTGGGATGTGCCGATATCGTCGATTACCTGGATGCGGGCCGATATGTCGGGGCCATGGTCGGGCGGTATGCCAACCGGATCGCCGGTGCCCGTTTCGCGCTGGACGGGCAGGGTTACCACCTTGATGCGAATTTCCGTGGCCGCCACATCCTGCATGGCGGGCAGGACGGAATCGACCACCATATCTGGCAGGTCGAAGATGTCGGAGCGGCTCACGCGACATTCCGCGACAGGCTGGCGGATGGGCATATGGGCTTTCCGGGAAACATGGATATTCGCGTGACCGTTTCGTTGAGTGGTAACGCATTGGAGTTCCGCATCTCTGCAACAAGTGACAGGCCCACCCCCTGCAGTCTGGCCCATCACGGTTTTTTCAATCTGGATGGCAGCGCGGATATCTGTGACCACAAGCTGCGCATCGCCGCCGATCACTATCTGCCGGTAGATGATGATCTGATCCCCTTGCCGGCACCCGCGTCGGTCGAGGGCAACCGCTTTGATTTCCGTGTGCCCCGCCAGATCGGCGCAGAGGGCTATGACCACAACTTTTGCCTGTCGGACCCTTCTGCGGGCTATCGGCCCGTTGCGGAATTGACGGGCCAGAGTGGTCTCGGGATGCAGGTCGAAACCGACGCTCCGGGGCTGCAAATCTATGATGGCGCGCATTTTGACGGTTTGCGTGGATTGCAGGGGCGGGTCTATGGCCCCCGCGCCGGTGTCGCGCTGGAAACGCAGCATTGGCCGGATGCGCCCAACCGACCCGATTTCCCAAACAGCATTCTGCGGCCGGGGCAGGTCTATTCACATCGCGTGGCCTACAGATTTCAGCAGGGTTGA
- a CDS encoding sulfite oxidase, protein MSDDQSEIHVSETVEAASQEAEVSKGRRKFLRTTGLSAFGAMLGMTIPFEKNLPDGLVPVALAQDTGQDMMADKNGLIVLNDRPLNAETPAHLLDDDITPYERLFVRLNGLVPQTALDADAEGWTLTIDGEVDQPLTLTIADLKSKYEHVTRRMVLECGGNGRAFFNPGASGNQWGLGAVGCPEWTGVRLADVLKDAGVRDTAVYTAHYGNDVHLSGDEEKDTISRGVPIEKAMEDDAIIAWAMNGQPIPALHGFPLRLVIPGYPGSVCQKYLTRIWIRDQQHDGAKMTGYSYRLPAYPVAPGTEVPESDMVVMTEMPVKSLITFPETGAEVTAGEATEVRGHAWAGNGDVAAMHVSTDFGQTWQEATLEPAVNRFAWQRWRANVTLPQSGYYEVWARATDKNGVSQPVTTPGWNPRGYGNNMQHRIALIAA, encoded by the coding sequence ATGTCAGACGATCAATCAGAAATCCACGTTTCCGAAACGGTTGAAGCCGCATCGCAAGAGGCCGAGGTCTCGAAGGGCCGGCGCAAGTTCCTGCGCACGACCGGGCTGTCGGCCTTTGGTGCCATGCTGGGCATGACGATTCCCTTCGAGAAGAATCTGCCCGATGGTCTGGTGCCCGTCGCGCTGGCTCAGGATACCGGACAGGACATGATGGCCGACAAGAACGGGCTGATCGTTCTGAACGACCGTCCGCTGAATGCCGAAACCCCGGCCCATCTGCTGGATGATGACATCACGCCCTACGAACGGCTGTTCGTGCGCCTGAACGGTCTGGTGCCGCAGACCGCACTGGATGCCGATGCCGAGGGTTGGACCCTGACCATCGATGGCGAAGTCGACCAGCCGCTGACGCTGACCATCGCCGACCTCAAGTCGAAATACGAACATGTCACCCGCCGCATGGTCCTGGAATGCGGTGGCAACGGGCGCGCCTTCTTCAATCCCGGCGCCTCGGGCAACCAATGGGGCCTGGGTGCGGTCGGCTGCCCCGAATGGACGGGCGTGCGTCTGGCCGATGTCCTGAAAGATGCGGGTGTTCGCGATACTGCGGTCTATACGGCCCATTACGGCAATGACGTCCATCTGTCCGGCGACGAGGAAAAGGACACCATCTCGCGCGGCGTTCCGATTGAAAAAGCCATGGAAGATGATGCGATCATCGCCTGGGCAATGAACGGTCAGCCGATCCCGGCGCTGCACGGCTTTCCGCTGCGCCTCGTGATCCCCGGTTATCCCGGTTCGGTCTGCCAGAAATATCTGACGCGCATCTGGATCCGCGACCAGCAGCATGATGGCGCGAAAATGACCGGCTATTCCTATCGCCTGCCGGCCTATCCGGTTGCGCCGGGCACCGAAGTGCCGGAATCCGACATGGTCGTGATGACCGAAATGCCGGTCAAATCGCTGATCACCTTCCCGGAAACCGGCGCCGAGGTCACCGCGGGCGAAGCCACCGAAGTGCGCGGACATGCCTGGGCGGGCAATGGTGATGTCGCGGCAATGCATGTCTCGACCGATTTCGGCCAGACCTGGCAGGAGGCCACGCTGGAACCTGCGGTCAACCGCTTTGCCTGGCAAAGATGGCGGGCCAATGTCACCTTGCCGCAAAGCGGCTATTACGAGGTATGGGCGCGCGCGACCGACAAGAATGGCGTCAGCCAGCCGGTAACGACACCGGGCTGGAACCCGCGCGGCTATGGCAACAACATGCAGCATCGCATTGCGCTGATCGCTGCCTGA
- a CDS encoding TRAP transporter large permease, giving the protein MDLYVLFAVLAVTLIAGLPVGVALGLASLAYVSLAGLPDAVVLHRMVGGVDSFPLLAVPFFILAGHLMNTGGITERIFGFARALIGWLPGGLGYVNVGASVMFAGMSGAAVADAGGLGSVEIRAMRQAGYDTDFAVGVTASSSTIGPIIPPSLPLIVYGVMASASIGELFVAGLLPGMLMALALMTMVAWYSHKRGYPRDGALALPHVSQSFMRAFLPLLTPAIIIGGIMTGAFTPTEAAVAAVIWTLILGMFVYRSLTWRHLVRVLFDTVETTASILLIVAASSIFAWILISNQIAAHLASGLLGISSDPMFVMLAILVIVLVLGLFMETVAAITILVPVLLPVATQAGIDPVHLGIVVVLALMIGLLTPPVGLVLYVLAGVSGVSFERCVKATVPFLIPLLVVLIMVAFIPQLSLWLPQQLYR; this is encoded by the coding sequence ATGGATCTATATGTCTTGTTTGCCGTGCTGGCGGTGACTCTGATCGCGGGATTGCCGGTCGGGGTCGCGCTTGGCCTGGCCTCATTGGCCTATGTCTCTCTGGCTGGTCTGCCTGATGCGGTGGTCCTGCACCGGATGGTTGGCGGCGTGGACAGCTTTCCGCTGCTCGCGGTGCCTTTCTTCATCCTGGCCGGTCATCTGATGAATACCGGGGGCATTACCGAAAGGATCTTCGGCTTTGCCCGCGCCTTGATCGGCTGGTTGCCCGGTGGGCTGGGTTATGTGAATGTCGGCGCCAGCGTGATGTTTGCCGGCATGTCCGGGGCCGCGGTGGCCGATGCGGGCGGGCTGGGAAGTGTCGAGATCCGCGCCATGCGGCAGGCCGGATATGACACCGATTTCGCGGTGGGCGTGACGGCGTCCTCTTCGACAATCGGTCCGATCATTCCGCCTTCGTTGCCGCTGATCGTTTATGGCGTCATGGCATCCGCCTCGATTGGCGAACTTTTCGTCGCCGGATTGCTGCCGGGCATGTTGATGGCCCTTGCGCTGATGACCATGGTTGCCTGGTATTCGCACAAGCGTGGCTATCCGCGTGACGGTGCACTGGCCCTGCCCCATGTAAGTCAAAGCTTCATGCGTGCCTTTCTGCCTCTGCTGACCCCGGCCATCATTATCGGGGGCATCATGACAGGGGCATTCACGCCCACCGAGGCAGCCGTTGCGGCCGTGATCTGGACGTTGATTCTGGGAATGTTCGTCTATCGCTCACTGACCTGGCGTCACCTGGTGCGGGTTCTTTTCGATACGGTCGAAACGACGGCTTCGATCCTGCTGATCGTGGCGGCCTCCTCGATCTTTGCCTGGATCCTGATTTCCAACCAGATCGCCGCCCATCTTGCCAGTGGGCTGCTGGGGATTTCAAGCGACCCGATGTTCGTCATGCTGGCAATTCTGGTGATCGTGCTGGTGCTGGGCCTGTTCATGGAAACGGTCGCTGCGATCACCATCCTCGTCCCGGTTCTGCTGCCCGTGGCCACGCAGGCAGGAATTGACCCTGTGCATCTGGGCATCGTGGTGGTGCTGGCACTGATGATCGGTCTGCTGACGCCGCCGGTGGGGCTGGTGCTTTACGTGCTGGCAGGCGTGTCTGGCGTCAGCTTCGAACGCTGCGTCAAGGCAACGGTCCCGTTCCTGATTCCGCTGCTGGTCGTGCTGATCATGGTGGCTTTCATTCCGCAGCTGTCGCTGTGGCTGCCCCAGCAGCTGTATCGCTGA
- a CDS encoding TRAP transporter small permease, with protein sequence MSGENIDFEEITDDISVVRPEDLPALALFTFLIVIVALQFVTRYVLNDSISWTEEVARYCLIALTFLGTAICSRRGTHLALGLVYRHVPAGAVKPLALITEALTCGFFIWLTLIGTHMMKRTAAQMMISVPVPKSALYTVITLSCALTALYCAINLLRIARQSPDQIAMSRLGAV encoded by the coding sequence ATGTCCGGCGAAAATATCGATTTCGAAGAAATTACCGACGACATCTCGGTGGTCAGGCCCGAGGATCTACCGGCGCTTGCCTTGTTCACCTTTCTGATCGTGATCGTCGCGCTGCAGTTCGTGACGCGCTACGTGCTCAATGACAGTATCAGCTGGACCGAAGAGGTCGCCCGCTATTGTCTGATTGCCCTGACATTTCTGGGCACCGCGATCTGTTCGCGTCGAGGCACGCATCTGGCGCTGGGGCTGGTCTATCGCCATGTGCCCGCAGGTGCCGTCAAGCCGCTTGCATTGATCACCGAGGCGCTGACCTGCGGTTTCTTCATCTGGCTGACTCTTATCGGCACGCATATGATGAAACGTACTGCCGCGCAGATGATGATATCGGTCCCGGTCCCGAAATCGGCGCTCTACACGGTGATCACCCTGTCCTGCGCGCTGACCGCCCTTTACTGTGCAATCAATCTCTTGCGTATCGCGCGGCAAAGCCCCGATCAGATCGCCATGTCCCGGCTGGGGGCCGTCTGA
- a CDS encoding sialic acid TRAP transporter substrate-binding protein SiaP: MKTILASTALAIATTVLTAIPGLAETLKFAHVYETGHPLHKGALRVAEEVEMATDGRVTIEVYPASQLGEELALSEGLTLGTLDIIYTGIGFVSSYYAPIGMTDYPFTLRGMDHWRAFRDSDLLAEMKQELSNNMDGVEVAAVSYYGARHVTANKPVTKPADMEGLKIRVPNAPAYMIFPQATGANPTPMAFSEVYLGLQQGVVDAQENPLTTIQAKKLYEVQSDISLTGHIMNSTLTLLSPMTVSKIGEEDADILRAALVRNAEQVTAEIEKAEGELADWFIEQGTNVHEVDRGAFIDVVQPALLAADVPFTKEQFERLQALPGNE, from the coding sequence ATGAAAACCATACTGGCATCGACGGCGCTTGCCATTGCGACAACGGTTCTGACCGCCATTCCCGGTCTGGCCGAGACACTGAAATTCGCCCATGTTTATGAAACCGGGCATCCCCTGCATAAGGGTGCATTGCGCGTCGCTGAAGAGGTCGAGATGGCCACGGATGGGCGCGTCACCATCGAGGTCTATCCGGCCTCGCAACTGGGCGAGGAACTGGCGCTGAGCGAAGGTCTGACCCTTGGCACGCTGGATATCATCTATACCGGCATCGGTTTCGTGTCGTCTTACTATGCACCCATCGGCATGACGGATTACCCCTTCACGCTGCGGGGCATGGATCACTGGCGCGCTTTCCGTGACAGCGATTTGCTGGCGGAAATGAAGCAAGAACTGTCCAACAACATGGATGGCGTCGAAGTTGCCGCTGTCAGCTATTACGGCGCGCGCCATGTCACCGCCAACAAACCCGTCACCAAGCCCGCCGATATGGAAGGTCTGAAGATCCGCGTGCCGAATGCTCCAGCCTATATGATCTTCCCTCAGGCGACGGGGGCCAACCCCACGCCGATGGCCTTTTCGGAGGTCTATCTGGGGCTGCAACAGGGGGTTGTCGATGCGCAGGAAAATCCGCTGACCACGATCCAGGCCAAGAAGCTGTATGAGGTGCAAAGCGATATCAGCCTGACCGGCCATATCATGAACAGCACGCTGACACTGTTGTCGCCGATGACGGTCTCGAAGATTGGCGAGGAGGATGCGGACATCCTGCGCGCGGCCCTGGTCAGGAATGCCGAACAAGTGACCGCTGAAATCGAAAAGGCCGAAGGCGAACTGGCCGACTGGTTCATCGAGCAGGGAACGAATGTTCATGAGGTTGACCGCGGTGCCTTTATCGATGTGGTCCAACCGGCTTTGCTGGCTGCTGATGTGCCTTTCACCAAGGAACAATTCGAGCGCCTGCAGGCGCTGCCGGGCAACGAGTGA
- a CDS encoding ABC transporter permease, giving the protein MANAEMFDLRGLMGRHAQMSGVWVALAAMIIFGLLRYDNFGSAYNLGSFLNYNSMFIIISLGMCFVIMTGGIDLSVGYVAAFTSIVAAYLSPWGIVPALIGGVAAGVAFGAVNAILIVPMRLPPFIATLSTMLAAKGGSLVISGNQTVAVDWDSNFTKLGMDKAFGPIPWTIVLVAIAAVILWVVLERTPLGRTVLAVGGSEEASGLMGLKVTRAKVFVYLLSGGCAGLAGVFLASGFGAGQPLEGTGWELTAIASVVVGGTLLTGGLGSIPATVGGALLLGLVFNLLNFENGRGTISLSAYWQMVIRGGVLFAVILLQARMSKSAERAK; this is encoded by the coding sequence ATGGCAAATGCGGAGATGTTCGACTTGCGCGGATTGATGGGGCGGCACGCCCAGATGTCGGGGGTCTGGGTGGCACTGGCCGCGATGATCATCTTTGGCCTGCTGCGCTATGACAATTTCGGCAGCGCCTACAACCTGGGATCGTTTCTGAACTACAACTCGATGTTCATCATCATTTCGCTGGGGATGTGCTTTGTCATCATGACCGGCGGAATTGACCTGTCGGTTGGCTATGTTGCTGCCTTCACGTCGATTGTTGCAGCCTATCTTTCACCCTGGGGCATTGTGCCCGCGCTGATCGGCGGAGTCGCCGCGGGGGTGGCCTTCGGGGCAGTGAACGCAATCCTGATCGTGCCGATGCGCCTGCCGCCCTTTATCGCCACGCTGTCCACCATGCTGGCGGCCAAGGGCGGATCACTGGTGATTTCAGGCAATCAGACCGTGGCGGTGGATTGGGATTCCAATTTCACCAAGCTGGGCATGGACAAGGCCTTTGGCCCGATTCCCTGGACCATCGTTCTGGTGGCCATCGCGGCAGTCATCCTGTGGGTCGTGCTGGAGCGCACGCCTCTGGGGCGAACCGTATTGGCCGTAGGCGGCAGCGAGGAAGCCTCGGGCCTGATGGGGCTGAAGGTCACGCGGGCCAAGGTCTTTGTCTATCTGCTCAGCGGCGGCTGTGCGGGGCTGGCAGGAGTGTTCCTGGCCAGCGGATTTGGTGCCGGCCAGCCATTGGAGGGCACGGGCTGGGAACTGACGGCCATCGCCTCGGTCGTGGTTGGCGGCACATTGCTGACCGGCGGGCTGGGTTCGATCCCGGCGACGGTGGGCGGGGCGCTGCTGCTGGGACTGGTCTTCAACCTGCTGAATTTCGAGAACGGACGCGGCACGATTTCCTTGTCGGCCTATTGGCAGATGGTGATCCGGGGCGGCGTGCTGTTCGCGGTGATCCTGCTTCAGGCCCGCATGAGCAAGAGCGCGGAACGCGCCAAATGA
- a CDS encoding ABC transporter permease, translated as MNNPARKERLSLVSISRHGGLAALAVLLIFNILITPNFLHAQTLAVNVSQVATIALVAVGMTLVIATGGIDLSVGAVMALSGAMAPIIFTSDLAQSYPVLGLGAAFVLPLIAALCCGIFNGALVAILGVQPIIATLIFFISGRGVAQVLTNGNLQTFSNPSFSFIGTARLFGIPVQGWLVIVIAAAIWYVVRYCASGRYLLAVGGNERAARMSGVPVTRVKIMAYATCSVLAGISGLIVVAINSASDAARIGNLMELDAIAAAVVGGAVLSGGRAPIWGAILGAVVIQLVKYTLLANGVADEVALIAKAGIIVAAVYAQQMRKG; from the coding sequence ATGAACAATCCCGCCCGCAAAGAGCGCCTGTCTCTGGTCAGTATCAGTCGCCATGGCGGCTTGGCGGCTCTTGCGGTGCTGCTGATCTTCAACATCCTGATCACACCGAACTTCCTGCACGCCCAGACCTTGGCCGTGAATGTCAGCCAGGTCGCGACGATCGCGCTGGTGGCTGTAGGGATGACACTGGTGATCGCAACAGGCGGTATCGATCTGAGTGTCGGCGCTGTCATGGCCCTGTCGGGCGCCATGGCCCCGATCATCTTTACCTCTGATCTTGCTCAAAGCTATCCGGTTCTGGGATTGGGGGCAGCCTTTGTCCTGCCCCTGATCGCGGCCCTCTGTTGCGGCATTTTCAATGGCGCGCTGGTCGCGATCCTGGGTGTGCAGCCGATCATCGCGACATTGATATTCTTCATTTCGGGTCGAGGCGTGGCGCAGGTGCTGACCAATGGCAACCTGCAAACCTTCAGCAACCCTTCCTTCAGCTTCATCGGCACCGCCCGGCTGTTCGGGATTCCCGTGCAGGGCTGGCTGGTGATCGTGATCGCGGCAGCCATCTGGTATGTCGTGCGCTACTGCGCCAGCGGGCGCTATCTGCTGGCCGTGGGCGGAAACGAGCGCGCGGCCCGCATGTCGGGTGTGCCGGTGACGCGGGTCAAGATCATGGCCTATGCGACCTGTTCGGTTCTGGCCGGGATCTCGGGGCTGATCGTCGTGGCGATCAACTCGGCCTCGGATGCGGCGCGGATCGGCAATCTGATGGAACTGGACGCCATTGCCGCGGCGGTGGTTGGCGGCGCGGTCCTGTCAGGGGGGCGGGCGCCGATCTGGGGGGCGATCCTTGGCGCCGTGGTGATCCAGTTGGTGAAATACACGCTGCTGGCCAATGGCGTCGCGGATGAAGTCGCGCTGATTGCGAAGGCGGGCATCATTGTTGCCGCCGTCTATGCGCAACAAATGAGAAAGGGTTGA
- a CDS encoding sugar ABC transporter ATP-binding protein has product MQQLVSMRQVRKSFAGVPALRDASLEIAPGEVHALIGQNGAGKSTLIKCLTGVHQRDGGQVMMAGSDFHADSPRDAQNSGIATIYQELNLVPLRSVTENIVMGAEPKNRLGLIDWSAAHRRATEMLSRFGIDIDVRQRLGLYPAAIQQLVAIARAVSLDAQLVIMDEPTSSLDDREIETLFSVVRNLRAEGISVLYVSHFLDELFRICDRVTVMRDGCTVAVRDIAQTDKLGLIADMLGRDRNEIAASGMTALDGPRGEVGPEILSLKDVSTGRALRKASLTVRKGEIVGLGGLLGSGRTETARAIFGLDGLTGGAISLPGGRGAPRSPADAIGAGIGFLAEDRKAEGIVPDMSVRENLTLALLPKLRRAGGIDTHREREIVDHYIAALGIKLASADQPIRQLSGGNQQKVLLARWLATRPDLLILDEPTRGVDVGAKREIQAIIRDFVADGGAVLLISSEFEEIVEGADRVVVMQEGRSVAELPGEGLTESALIAAIAHVPDEVMA; this is encoded by the coding sequence GTGCAACAGCTTGTGTCCATGCGGCAGGTCCGCAAATCCTTTGCGGGGGTTCCCGCGTTGCGCGATGCCTCGCTTGAGATCGCGCCGGGCGAGGTTCATGCCCTGATCGGGCAGAACGGCGCAGGGAAATCCACGCTGATCAAATGCCTGACTGGGGTGCACCAGCGCGATGGTGGCCAGGTCATGATGGCAGGGTCCGACTTTCACGCCGACAGTCCGCGCGATGCGCAGAACTCTGGCATTGCGACCATCTATCAGGAGCTGAACCTGGTTCCTCTGCGCAGTGTGACCGAGAATATCGTCATGGGGGCTGAACCGAAGAACCGTCTGGGCCTGATCGACTGGTCCGCAGCCCATCGTCGCGCGACCGAAATGCTGTCACGGTTCGGAATCGACATCGACGTGCGCCAGAGATTGGGCCTCTATCCTGCCGCGATCCAGCAGTTGGTAGCGATTGCCCGCGCCGTTTCGCTGGATGCGCAACTGGTGATCATGGATGAGCCGACATCATCGCTGGACGATCGCGAAATCGAAACCCTGTTTTCGGTGGTGCGCAACCTGCGTGCGGAGGGCATATCGGTTCTCTATGTCTCGCATTTTCTGGACGAATTGTTCCGCATCTGCGACCGCGTCACGGTCATGCGCGATGGCTGTACCGTTGCGGTGCGCGATATCGCGCAGACCGACAAGCTGGGCCTGATCGCCGATATGCTGGGGCGTGACCGGAACGAGATCGCCGCATCGGGGATGACGGCACTTGATGGTCCGCGCGGCGAAGTGGGGCCCGAAATCCTCTCGCTGAAGGATGTCTCGACAGGGCGTGCCTTGCGCAAGGCCTCATTGACGGTGCGAAAGGGTGAGATTGTCGGGCTGGGCGGGCTGTTGGGCTCGGGCCGCACCGAAACGGCCCGCGCGATCTTCGGACTTGACGGATTGACCGGCGGCGCGATCAGCCTGCCGGGGGGGCGTGGGGCGCCGCGTTCGCCCGCAGATGCGATCGGCGCCGGGATCGGATTTCTGGCCGAGGATCGCAAGGCCGAGGGCATCGTGCCCGATATGAGCGTGCGCGAAAACCTGACCCTGGCGCTTTTGCCAAAGCTGCGCCGCGCCGGCGGCATTGACACCCATCGCGAACGCGAGATCGTCGATCATTACATCGCCGCTTTGGGGATCAAGCTGGCCAGTGCGGATCAACCGATCCGGCAATTGTCCGGCGGCAACCAGCAAAAGGTCCTGTTGGCGCGTTGGTTGGCCACGCGCCCGGATCTGCTGATTTTGGACGAGCCGACAAGAGGCGTCGATGTTGGCGCGAAGCGCGAAATTCAGGCCATCATCCGCGATTTTGTCGCCGATGGCGGGGCGGTTTTGCTGATCAGTTCCGAATTTGAGGAAATCGTCGAGGGCGCGGATCGCGTCGTCGTCATGCAGGAGGGGCGCTCGGTCGCTGAACTGCCGGGTGAAGGCCTGACGGAATCGGCGCTGATCGCCGCCATCGCCCACGTTCCCGATGAGGTCATGGCATGA
- a CDS encoding ABC transporter substrate-binding protein, with protein sequence MTKYKTISLALAAAMAMMAMPSLADLPKLEQKDRYKVGFSQMESNNPWRIAETKSFKDTAESCNWDLIATDAAGSAAKQVADVDSMIAQGIDVLFLPPREEKPLIPAVKKAKAAGIPTFLVDRSVDPNSAKPGEDFVAFLGSDFVKQGQRAAEWLIENFDGDKGVIVELEGTTGSSPANDRKKGFDDRILQDDRFEIVASQSGDFARDLGRQVMETLLQAHPDVNVVYAHNDEMAIGAIQALELAGRKPGEDITIVSIDGTRDALQAIIDGKMGVTVESSPFFGPLACEVMNRYAAGEEIEPWVQVEDRIFTAENAADHIDEAY encoded by the coding sequence ATGACGAAATACAAGACGATCAGCCTCGCATTGGCGGCGGCAATGGCAATGATGGCCATGCCATCGCTTGCCGATCTGCCCAAGCTTGAGCAGAAAGACCGCTACAAGGTCGGTTTTTCCCAGATGGAGAGCAACAATCCCTGGCGGATTGCCGAAACCAAGTCCTTCAAGGACACTGCTGAAAGCTGCAACTGGGACCTGATCGCCACTGACGCGGCGGGTTCGGCCGCAAAGCAGGTGGCCGATGTCGATTCAATGATCGCGCAGGGCATTGATGTTCTTTTCCTGCCCCCGCGCGAGGAAAAGCCGCTGATACCGGCCGTCAAGAAGGCCAAGGCTGCCGGCATACCGACCTTTCTGGTTGATCGCTCGGTTGATCCCAATTCGGCCAAGCCCGGCGAGGATTTCGTTGCCTTTCTGGGATCGGATTTTGTCAAGCAGGGGCAACGCGCGGCGGAATGGCTGATCGAGAATTTCGACGGCGACAAGGGTGTGATCGTGGAGCTGGAGGGGACGACCGGCTCCTCGCCCGCCAATGATCGCAAGAAGGGTTTTGACGACCGGATCCTGCAGGATGACCGCTTCGAGATCGTCGCCTCGCAGTCGGGTGATTTCGCCCGCGATCTGGGTCGTCAGGTCATGGAGACCCTGTTGCAGGCGCATCCTGATGTGAATGTCGTCTATGCGCATAACGACGAAATGGCCATCGGCGCGATTCAGGCGCTTGAACTGGCCGGGCGCAAGCCTGGTGAAGATATCACCATCGTTTCCATCGACGGCACCCGCGATGCCTTGCAGGCCATCATCGATGGCAAGATGGGCGTCACGGTCGAAAGCTCGCCCTTCTTCGGGCCGTTGGCCTGCGAAGTGATGAACCGCTATGCCGCTGGTGAGGAAATCGAGCCCTGGGTGCAGGTCGAGGACCGCATCTTTACCGCTGAAAATGCGGCCGACCACATCGACGAAGCCTATTGA
- a CDS encoding FCD domain-containing protein, which yields MDPEENTKKSVRAADAIVTAIENRIASGKLKDGAPLPAERALMEEFGASRTVVREAITALSNRGLIEARPRFRPVVRHIGYDSVIDTTSPVIRRLLHDPQGVKNLYKARVFVERLLVRDAATGANREDIRRLKEKLAENAAAIDDSERFYQTDVAFHRVLYEIADNPVFTATHEGFVAWLAPQWEQMERLPERNRRNYAAHERIYTAILERDPDAAEAAIVQHLDAAWDFVSTTFFPDLPGT from the coding sequence ATGGATCCAGAAGAAAATACCAAGAAATCCGTCCGTGCCGCTGATGCCATCGTCACCGCGATCGAAAACCGCATCGCTTCGGGAAAACTGAAAGACGGTGCCCCCCTGCCGGCCGAGCGCGCGCTGATGGAGGAATTCGGTGCCAGCCGGACCGTCGTGCGCGAGGCGATCACGGCGCTGTCCAACCGTGGCCTGATCGAGGCGCGCCCGCGCTTTCGTCCCGTCGTGCGCCATATCGGCTATGACTCGGTCATTGACACGACCAGCCCGGTGATCCGGCGGCTGCTGCATGACCCCCAGGGCGTCAAGAACCTGTACAAGGCCAGAGTTTTTGTCGAACGCCTGCTTGTGCGCGACGCGGCCACCGGTGCAAACCGCGAGGACATCCGCCGCCTCAAGGAAAAACTGGCCGAAAATGCAGCGGCCATCGACGATTCCGAACGATTCTATCAGACCGATGTGGCCTTTCATCGCGTGCTGTATGAAATCGCCGACAATCCGGTCTTTACCGCGACGCATGAGGGCTTTGTCGCCTGGCTGGCCCCGCAATGGGAGCAGATGGAGCGACTGCCCGAGCGCAACCGCCGCAATTATGCCGCGCATGAACGGATCTATACGGCAATCCTGGAACGCGACCCCGACGCCGCCGAAGCAGCCATCGTGCAGCATCTGGACGCGGCATGGGATTTCGTCAGCACCACCTTCTTCCCCGACCTGCCCGGTACATAG